In one Syntrophales bacterium genomic region, the following are encoded:
- a CDS encoding SDR family oxidoreductase, producing the protein MKRILITGGAGFLGSHLCDKLISEGHEVLCLDNLFTGSKDNIRHLLHHPRFEFIRHDIVHPIYLEVDEIYNLACPASPIHYQYNPIKTIKTNVMGTINTLGIAKRVRAKILLASTSEVYGDPEVHPQPEEYWGRVNPIGNRSCYDEGKRAAECLMMDYWRQNGVKIKIARIFNTYGPRMALNDGRVVSNFIVQALMGKNLTVYGKGDQTRSFCFVSDMIEGLVRLMNTPDAITGPINLGNPREFTILELAELIIKLTGSRSRIEFHPLPPDDPIQRKPDITKAKNVLTWEPRIPIEEGLKLTIEYFRKVLGV; encoded by the coding sequence ATGAAAAGAATTCTGATAACAGGCGGAGCTGGGTTTCTCGGTTCACACCTGTGCGATAAACTCATTTCGGAAGGCCATGAAGTCCTTTGTCTCGATAATTTGTTCACAGGTAGCAAAGACAATATCAGACACCTACTTCATCATCCTCGCTTTGAGTTCATTCGGCACGATATTGTTCACCCCATATACCTTGAAGTCGACGAAATCTACAATCTTGCGTGCCCCGCATCCCCAATACACTATCAGTACAACCCCATAAAAACCATAAAGACTAATGTTATGGGCACTATAAATACCCTTGGCATAGCAAAACGGGTACGAGCAAAGATTCTGCTTGCATCCACCTCCGAAGTTTACGGTGATCCCGAAGTACATCCACAGCCCGAAGAATATTGGGGGCGAGTCAACCCAATAGGCAATAGAAGTTGCTACGACGAAGGCAAAAGAGCAGCAGAATGTTTGATGATGGACTATTGGCGTCAGAATGGTGTGAAAATAAAAATCGCAAGAATTTTCAACACATACGGACCGAGAATGGCACTTAACGATGGACGTGTAGTCAGCAATTTTATCGTTCAGGCGCTAATGGGTAAAAACCTTACCGTATATGGCAAAGGAGACCAAACAAGATCCTTTTGCTTTGTGTCTGACATGATCGAAGGCTTAGTTCGTTTGATGAACACACCTGATGCGATAACAGGGCCAATTAATCTGGGCAATCCCAGAGAATTTACCATTTTGGAATTAGCAGAACTTATAATCAAACTAACCGGTAGCCGATCACGGATCGAGTTTCATCCCTTGCCTCCAGACGACCCCATACAAAGAAAACCAGATATCACAAAAGCTAAAAATGTACTTACCTGGGAACCACGTATCCCCATTGAGGAAGGTCTAAAACTGACAATAGAATATTTTAGAAAAGTTTTAGGGGTATAA
- the rsmI gene encoding 16S rRNA (cytidine(1402)-2'-O)-methyltransferase has product MEKKVEKNKEGKLYIVATPIGNLEDITLRAIRILKEVDLVTAEDTRRTKILFNRYEIRTPLMSLHSYNEYRMVPLIIEKLLNGMSVAYCCDAGTPGISDPGYLLIKKAIEKNLRVVPVPGPSAIITAVSVSGLPMSSFAFLGFLPQKSNKRREILQKFVDEQRTLVFFESPRRLKVCLEDIKKILGNRRVVICLELTKIHERFIRGYLEDVLLEVGDYPLKGEVTVVVEGASEREKVFDPQLVKKKLDELRSSTTLSLRDCIKKVAEELGISKKEVYRVALMKDLP; this is encoded by the coding sequence ATGGAAAAGAAGGTAGAAAAAAATAAAGAGGGTAAGCTCTACATTGTGGCTACGCCCATTGGAAATCTGGAGGATATAACTTTAAGGGCAATTAGAATTTTGAAAGAGGTTGACCTTGTTACTGCTGAAGATACGAGAAGAACCAAGATACTTTTTAATAGGTACGAAATTAGAACGCCTCTTATGAGTCTCCACTCCTACAATGAATATAGAATGGTTCCCCTAATTATCGAGAAACTTCTAAATGGCATGTCAGTAGCTTACTGTTGTGATGCTGGTACCCCTGGTATATCTGATCCTGGTTATCTTTTGATAAAGAAGGCGATCGAGAAAAATTTGCGGGTAGTTCCAGTTCCAGGGCCGTCGGCGATTATTACTGCAGTCTCAGTTTCAGGTTTGCCCATGTCGTCGTTCGCCTTTCTTGGCTTTTTACCCCAAAAGTCTAATAAACGGCGGGAGATATTGCAAAAATTCGTTGATGAACAGAGAACCTTAGTCTTTTTTGAATCCCCACGCAGGCTTAAAGTATGTCTGGAAGATATTAAAAAAATTTTGGGTAATAGGAGGGTGGTTATCTGCTTGGAATTGACGAAGATCCACGAGCGGTTTATCCGCGGATATTTGGAGGATGTGCTTTTAGAGGTGGGCGATTATCCCTTAAAAGGTGAAGTAACAGTGGTTGTTGAAGGGGCAAGTGAGAGGGAAAAAGTGTTTGATCCACAATTGGTGAAGAAAAAATTGGATGAATTGAGGAGCAGTACCACGCTTTCCCTTCGCGATTGTATTAAAAAAGTTGCAGAAGAATTGGGTATATCAAAAAAGGAGGTCTACAGGGTTGCTTTGATGAAGGATTTACCTTGA
- a CDS encoding FecR family protein, with amino-acid sequence MFEVSRAAIAVVCVFFLMVTNVQAVPTSTLRISGEARIGYLDGEVKILPKGSDSWRDLEKRDLLRDGDEVKLGKNARLEIVLVDNSKIRFAEGTRFKLIQVPKEASENTRVHLLVGRTWVNVRTAVGVKKKFEVACDNAVAGIRGTVYRMNVHEDKSALIRVYEGEVAVWGAFSPLDVDRTEEIFGKKPTPVEGPKRVPGPTRITMEEWTVLLKAMQEVSVSSDGKPGKPRIFTDQEDRDDWVEWNRMRDRENR; translated from the coding sequence ATGTTCGAGGTTAGTAGAGCGGCCATTGCTGTTGTGTGTGTTTTTTTCTTGATGGTCACTAATGTACAGGCGGTGCCAACATCTACTCTTAGAATTAGTGGTGAGGCCCGTATTGGGTATCTCGATGGAGAAGTGAAAATTTTGCCTAAAGGAAGTGACTCATGGAGGGATTTAGAAAAAAGGGATCTGCTTAGAGATGGTGATGAGGTAAAACTCGGTAAGAATGCAAGACTTGAAATTGTTCTTGTGGACAATTCAAAAATCCGTTTTGCTGAAGGTACACGATTTAAATTGATTCAAGTCCCTAAAGAAGCGAGCGAGAATACGAGGGTGCACCTTTTAGTAGGTCGAACATGGGTAAATGTTCGTACTGCAGTTGGTGTAAAGAAAAAATTTGAAGTGGCTTGTGACAATGCTGTGGCTGGTATTCGTGGTACCGTATATAGGATGAATGTCCATGAAGACAAATCGGCGCTTATACGGGTTTACGAGGGAGAAGTCGCGGTTTGGGGAGCTTTTAGCCCTTTAGATGTTGATCGAACGGAAGAAATTTTTGGAAAAAAACCTACGCCTGTTGAAGGTCCAAAAAGAGTTCCGGGGCCTACTAGGATAACAATGGAAGAATGGACAGTGCTACTCAAAGCTATGCAGGAGGTATCTGTAAGTAGCGATGGAAAACCAGGAAAACCCCGCATTTTTACTGATCAGGAAGACCGGGACGATTGGGTAGAATGGAACAGGATGAGAGACCGAGAAAACAGGTGA
- a CDS encoding CDP-alcohol phosphatidyltransferase family protein — protein sequence MNLPNLFTLLRIIFVPIIVIFLIQESYWSAFVFFVLSGITDGLDGFFARILNQRTIIGAYLDPIADKALVMSCFITLSVKHLIPGWLSVIVVSRDCIILVGICLLALMSVPLEIKPSYISKVTTLVQLATILWVLLELSTGHGVVQKDVAHILYGVTALLTTISGLDYIRKGIKLVNSKE from the coding sequence GTGAATCTACCCAACTTGTTTACATTACTGCGTATTATATTTGTTCCAATTATTGTGATATTTCTGATTCAAGAATCCTATTGGAGTGCTTTTGTGTTTTTTGTTTTATCAGGTATTACGGATGGTTTGGACGGTTTTTTTGCCCGGATTCTGAATCAAAGAACCATAATTGGGGCGTATCTGGACCCAATCGCAGATAAGGCACTTGTCATGAGTTGTTTCATTACGCTCTCTGTAAAACATCTGATACCTGGATGGTTAAGTGTCATTGTGGTTAGTAGAGATTGTATTATCTTGGTGGGTATTTGCTTGCTTGCCCTGATGTCAGTGCCGCTTGAGATAAAACCTTCTTACATAAGCAAAGTAACAACTCTCGTTCAGTTGGCCACTATACTTTGGGTTCTCCTGGAGTTGAGCACGGGACACGGTGTTGTGCAAAAGGATGTAGCTCATATTTTATATGGGGTAACTGCTCTGCTGACTACAATCTCGGGACTTGATTATATTCGGAAAGGTATAAAGCTTGTAAACAGTAAAGAATAG
- the thrS gene encoding threonine--tRNA ligase, with translation MSKIKVRWSDGMECTYDEGITISDAITKWKPEIIKNTVAAKLNGFAVDLSTPISEDVTVEPIDIHSREGLLILRHSTSHIMAQAVQDLFSGVKVAIGPAIEDGFYYDFDYEKSFTPDDLERIEGRMKEIIAADHPFVRKLLSRDEAVSLFKERGEVYKVELINDLPEEVKIVSLYAQNGFIDLCRGPHIPSTGMVKAFKLLNVAGAYWRGDERNRMLQRIYGTAFATEDELQDYLRSLEEAKKRDHRRLGRELDLFQMNEEIGPGLIIFHPKGMMLRYIIEEWERKEHIKRGYQMVMGPQILKEDLWKRSGHFDHYRENMYFTQVEGQGYGLKPMNCLAHMLIYKSKIRSYRDLPIRYFELGTVHRHEKTGVLHGLMRARQFTQDDAHILCTPEQLNDEIKGIADFVAYAMKIFGFEYDVELSTRPENSIGSDRDWELATSALENALIDLKLPYEINKGEGAFYGPKIDFKLKDALKRKWQCATIQCDFTLPERFDLWYVGPDGEKHRPVMLHRVILGAIERFMGVLIEHYGGAFPVWLSPVQAVILTVTERHIPYAEEVYRRLTDASVRVEKSFGNEKLGYKVREAQLQKIPYMLVIGDREVNDRKVTPRYRDGTNLGPMDVENFVALVNEKNRLYQ, from the coding sequence GTGTCGAAAATTAAAGTACGTTGGTCTGATGGTATGGAATGTACCTATGATGAGGGTATAACGATCAGTGATGCGATTACGAAGTGGAAACCGGAAATTATCAAGAATACTGTTGCTGCTAAATTGAATGGCTTTGCCGTAGATTTGTCCACGCCTATTAGTGAAGATGTGACGGTTGAGCCAATTGATATTCACTCGAGGGAAGGTTTGTTGATTTTACGTCATAGTACTTCCCATATTATGGCCCAAGCTGTCCAGGATCTTTTTTCCGGTGTCAAAGTGGCGATAGGGCCTGCCATTGAAGATGGTTTTTATTACGACTTTGATTACGAAAAGTCGTTTACCCCTGATGATTTGGAAAGAATCGAAGGCAGAATGAAAGAGATAATTGCAGCGGATCATCCTTTTGTAAGAAAGTTGCTTAGTAGGGATGAAGCCGTTTCCCTCTTTAAAGAGAGAGGTGAAGTGTATAAAGTCGAACTAATAAATGATCTCCCTGAAGAGGTTAAAATTGTAAGTCTGTATGCGCAGAATGGATTTATTGACCTTTGCCGGGGTCCCCATATTCCATCGACAGGTATGGTGAAGGCGTTTAAACTTCTTAATGTGGCGGGTGCATACTGGCGTGGAGATGAGAGGAACCGGATGTTACAGAGGATATACGGTACTGCTTTTGCCACTGAAGATGAGTTGCAGGATTACTTAAGGAGTTTGGAGGAAGCGAAAAAACGTGACCACCGTAGGTTGGGTCGAGAACTTGATCTTTTCCAGATGAACGAGGAAATAGGGCCGGGGCTCATTATATTTCACCCTAAAGGAATGATGCTACGTTATATTATTGAGGAGTGGGAACGTAAGGAACATATAAAAAGAGGTTATCAAATGGTCATGGGTCCGCAGATACTCAAGGAGGATCTGTGGAAACGTTCCGGGCATTTTGACCATTACCGGGAGAACATGTATTTCACGCAGGTAGAAGGGCAGGGGTACGGTCTTAAACCTATGAACTGTCTCGCCCATATGCTCATTTACAAGTCTAAGATCCGCAGTTATAGGGACCTACCGATCAGATATTTTGAATTGGGTACTGTACACAGACATGAAAAAACGGGTGTGCTTCATGGCCTAATGAGAGCGCGCCAATTTACCCAGGATGATGCTCACATTTTGTGTACACCAGAGCAGTTAAACGATGAGATCAAAGGTATTGCTGATTTTGTGGCTTACGCTATGAAGATTTTCGGATTTGAATATGATGTAGAACTTTCCACAAGGCCAGAGAACTCAATAGGGTCTGATAGGGACTGGGAGCTGGCTACTTCAGCTCTGGAGAATGCCCTTATCGATCTGAAATTGCCATACGAGATTAACAAAGGTGAAGGGGCGTTTTATGGACCTAAGATTGATTTTAAGTTGAAAGACGCTTTAAAGCGAAAATGGCAATGCGCTACGATTCAGTGTGATTTTACCTTACCTGAACGTTTTGATCTGTGGTACGTAGGACCTGATGGAGAAAAGCATCGTCCCGTTATGCTCCATAGAGTTATTCTGGGAGCTATAGAACGGTTTATGGGTGTATTGATTGAACATTACGGTGGTGCTTTTCCCGTTTGGTTATCTCCTGTTCAGGCTGTTATTCTCACCGTAACAGAAAGGCATATACCGTACGCGGAAGAGGTGTATAGACGGTTGACTGATGCGTCCGTACGTGTGGAAAAGTCTTTTGGCAACGAAAAGTTAGGGTACAAAGTTAGAGAAGCCCAGTTACAGAAGATCCCTTATATGCTTGTGATTGGGGACCGCGAGGTAAATGATAGAAAAGTGACGCCGCGGTATCGTGATGGAACAAATTTGGGTCCCATGGACGTGGAGAATTTCGTAGCTCTTGTGAACGAAAAGAACCGTTTATACCAATGA
- the infC gene encoding translation initiation factor IF-3, translating to MQFKNLRVNEEITAPVVRLIAEEGKQLGIFSIREALERAAEAGLDLVEVAPTANPPVCRIMDYGKYRYQQSKKLQDAKKSQAIIQVKEIRLRPKTEAHDLKVKIRHIRRFLEQKDKVKVTMMFRGREIVFADMALKTMEEIVDALKDVCVVDQQPKLDGRNMVMVLSPKR from the coding sequence ATACAGTTCAAAAATTTAAGAGTTAACGAGGAAATAACTGCCCCCGTAGTTCGTCTAATAGCTGAAGAAGGAAAACAGTTAGGTATTTTCTCCATTAGAGAGGCGTTGGAGAGAGCGGCCGAAGCAGGACTTGATTTGGTGGAGGTAGCGCCAACGGCTAATCCACCAGTATGCCGTATAATGGATTATGGGAAATACAGGTACCAGCAGAGCAAGAAATTACAGGATGCTAAAAAGAGTCAGGCTATAATACAGGTTAAGGAGATACGATTGCGTCCAAAAACGGAGGCCCACGATCTCAAGGTTAAGATTAGGCATATTAGGAGGTTTCTAGAGCAAAAAGATAAGGTTAAGGTGACAATGATGTTCCGAGGGCGGGAGATAGTTTTTGCTGACATGGCTTTGAAAACAATGGAGGAAATTGTGGATGCTTTAAAAGACGTTTGTGTTGTGGACCAGCAGCCCAAACTGGATGGTCGAAATATGGTAATGGTACTTTCACCAAAGAGGTAA
- the rpmI gene encoding 50S ribosomal protein L35, with protein sequence MPKLKSNRGVLKRFSVTGSGKIKRRKAFANHLLSSKSMKRKRRLRKPAIVDITNANAIKRLMPYSI encoded by the coding sequence ATGCCGAAACTAAAATCAAACAGAGGAGTATTGAAGAGATTTTCCGTTACAGGTTCAGGTAAGATTAAGAGGAGGAAAGCATTTGCCAATCATCTTCTTTCGTCTAAATCCATGAAGAGAAAGAGGAGGTTGCGAAAGCCTGCTATAGTGGACATAACGAACGCTAACGCTATTAAAAGACTAATGCCATACAGTATCTAA
- the rplT gene encoding 50S ribosomal protein L20, with product MPRMKRAVTAKKKRRKILKMAKGYYGARSRLIRTATEAVNRALKYAYRDRRTRKREFRKLWIARINAAVRNHGLSYSKFIDALKKANVNLDRKVLADIAVNDPSGFKHIVHFVTGT from the coding sequence ATGCCACGGATGAAAAGAGCGGTAACTGCGAAGAAGAAGAGAAGAAAAATTCTGAAAATGGCCAAAGGTTATTATGGGGCTCGTAGCCGGCTGATAAGAACAGCAACTGAAGCTGTAAATAGGGCGTTGAAGTACGCTTATCGTGATCGCAGGACGCGTAAAAGGGAGTTTCGTAAACTCTGGATTGCAAGAATTAACGCGGCTGTCAGAAATCATGGTCTTTCTTACAGTAAGTTTATTGATGCTCTAAAGAAGGCCAATGTAAACCTAGATAGAAAGGTTCTCGCTGACATTGCTGTAAATGATCCTTCTGGGTTCAAACACATAGTCCACTTCGTGACAGGAACTTGA
- the pheS gene encoding phenylalanine--tRNA ligase subunit alpha — protein sequence MLESLENILQEAVREIEASSTEESLRGLKVKYLGRKGILTNILRNIGKIPEEERAKFGQRVNEIKEILTERIEVALKEVVSIALEKRLKDEKLDVTLPGRSASCGHVHPITHIRMEICDIFGRLGYSIIEGPEVETDYYNFEALNIPKDHPARDMQGTFYIDEDVVLRTHTSPVQIRAMENMKPPFKILSPGRVYRPDSDVSHTPMFHQIEGLAVDEGITFADLKGTLTYFLRQLFGSDVTLRFRPSFFPFTEPSAEVDIQCVVCQGMGCRVCGQSGWLEILGSGMVDPVVFDNVGYDSERWTGFAFGLGVERIAMLKFGISDIRQFFENDWRFLEQF from the coding sequence ATGCTAGAAAGCCTAGAAAATATTTTGCAAGAGGCAGTGAGGGAAATAGAGGCCTCATCCACTGAGGAGTCATTGCGTGGCCTGAAAGTAAAGTATTTGGGAAGAAAGGGTATTCTTACGAACATTTTACGAAACATTGGGAAGATACCTGAAGAAGAGAGGGCTAAATTTGGGCAGAGGGTAAATGAGATAAAAGAAATTTTAACAGAAAGAATCGAAGTAGCACTGAAAGAAGTTGTTTCCATCGCTCTTGAGAAACGGTTGAAAGATGAAAAATTGGATGTAACCCTGCCAGGAAGAAGTGCATCATGTGGGCATGTTCATCCCATTACTCATATTCGTATGGAAATCTGTGATATCTTTGGTAGGCTGGGGTACAGTATAATTGAAGGCCCGGAGGTTGAAACTGATTACTACAATTTTGAGGCTCTAAATATACCGAAAGATCATCCTGCGAGGGATATGCAGGGGACATTCTACATAGATGAAGATGTGGTTTTGAGGACGCATACATCGCCTGTTCAAATACGGGCAATGGAGAACATGAAACCTCCGTTCAAGATTCTCTCACCTGGAAGGGTCTACCGACCTGATTCCGATGTTTCACATACCCCGATGTTTCATCAGATTGAAGGTCTTGCAGTCGATGAGGGAATCACCTTTGCAGATTTAAAGGGGACTTTAACGTATTTTTTGCGCCAGTTATTTGGGAGTGATGTCACGCTCCGGTTTCGTCCCAGTTTTTTTCCGTTTACAGAACCCAGCGCCGAAGTAGATATACAATGTGTAGTATGCCAGGGTATGGGGTGTCGTGTTTGTGGTCAGAGTGGTTGGTTGGAAATTTTAGGGTCCGGGATGGTTGATCCAGTGGTTTTTGATAACGTAGGATACGATTCTGAAAGATGGACAGGTTTTGCTTTTGGGCTAGGAGTTGAACGCATAGCAATGTTGAAGTTCGGCATTTCGGATATACGACAATTTTTCGAGAACGATTGGCGTTTTTTGGAACAGTTTTAA